The genomic region GCCCGAGCAATTAGTTGTTTAGTCACAACTGCTTTTGTATATAGTGGTAATTTGATTTGACATATCCTGTTAGCAGTTCCAACCTCACTTAGAGGAATTTTAAGAGGAAAGAAATTTCTACTGAGTTTTTTTCAATTTAAATTAACTTTTCTAATTTCCACAAACAAGTTGGGTTGAAATAACAGTATATAGACAATAAATATAACCATTGTTATTATAGACTAGTATATAGTCGTTTCATCTGTCTTGGGGATCATAAGTGTAGGAGTATATTTGTTGCAATTGACAATTTTCAGATTTTGTAACTCCCCATACTATAATAATTAAATTAATATTCAATATTCTCAAATTCTCTGTTTGTATAACTATTGCTAAATCTGCTCATGAAAATTGCCACTTGGAATGTCAATTCAATTCGTACTCGTCTAGGACAGGTTATTAGCTGGTTAGGGGAAAATAACGTTGATGTTCTGTGTCTACAGGAAACCAAAGTCATAGACACGGATTTTCCCCTAACTGTATTTCATGACATGGGCTATAACACTTATATTTATGGACAGAAGGCTTACAATGGTGTAGCATTAATTAGTCGCCAGCCAATGAAAAGTGTAAGTACAGGGTTTTGTCAAGTCCTGGAAAATCTGGAACCTAAGTGGGATGACCAGAAAAGAGTGATCACGGGTATTGTAGATGAAGTAAGGATTATTAATCTGTATGTTCCTAATGGTTCAGCAGTGGGAAGTGAGAAATATCAATATAAATTGCAGTGGTTAGCAGTATTAAAAACATACCTGGAGGTTTTGCTGAAGTGTAATTCTGATATTATTATGTGTGGTGATTTTAACATTGCACTAGAAGATATAGACATTTATAAACAGGTAGATACAGAAAATCAGATTATGGCATCCTTACCAGAGAGACAAGCTTTAAGAGAGATTTTGAAACTGGGTTTTGGGGATGGGTTTCGCAAGTTTAATTCCCAGGGGGGTAATTATAGTTGGTGGGACTATCGTACTGGAGCTTTTAAAAGAAACTCAGGATGGAGAATAGACCATCACTACTTAACAGATGTACTTTATAAACAAGCTAAAAGTTGCTTTATTGATATTAGTCCTAGAAAGCTAGAACAGCCTAGTGATCATGCACCCGTGATAGTGGAAGTTTAGTGGGTTTATTGCTCCTGAAATCCACCACCACCAGGAGTTTCTATGACAAAAATATCTCCTGGTTGCATTTCTGCGGTAGCAGTGCTATCTAAAACCTCTTGGATGCCATTTTCACGTTGTATCCAGTTGTTTCCCACCTTTCCTGGTGCTCCACCATTTAATCCAAAGGGGGGGACTAAACGATGACCAGAAAGAATATTTGCCGTCATGGATTCCAGAAATTTGATTTTTCTGACCACCCCATTACCCCCGGAATATTTTCCTTTACCCCCACTATTCTCACGGATAGTAAAACTTTCCACTATTACCGGATAACGGGTTTCTAGCACTTCTGGATCGGTAAGTAGGGAATTAGTCATGTGAGTGTGAACTGCATCTGTGCCATCAAAGTCCATACCTGCTCCGGAACCACCGCAAATAGTTTCATAATATTGATATTTTTCATTGCCAAAAGTGAAATTATTCATAGTTCCTTGGGAAGCAGCCATTACACCTAGGGCACCATATAAAGCATCAACAATAGTTTGTGATGTTTCCACATTTCCTGCTACTACTGCTGCGGGATAGGTGGGATTTAGCATACAACCTTGAGGAATAATAATTTCTAAAGGTTTGAGACAGCCAGCATTAAGAGGAATATTGTCATCTACCAGAGTTCTAAAGACATATAATACTGCTGCTTGGGTTACAGCTTTAGGTGCATTAAAATTACTCTTTAATTGTGGTGATGTGCCCGTAAAATCAATTTTAGCTGTGCGATTTTCCCGATTAATAGTGACTTGAACTTGAATTTTTGCCCCACTATCCATGACATATGTAAAGGATCCATTTTTTAAAACATTGATAGTTCTTCTTACTGATTCTTCCGCATTATCTTGTACAAACTGCATATAAACTTTTACAGTTTCCAGCCCATAGTGATCAACCATTTTTATTAATTCTTGGCTTCCCCTGGCGTTAGCGGCAATTTGAGCTTTAAAATCTGCTATATTTTGCTCAGGATTGCGACTGGGATAGGGATGATTTAACAGATAATTTCTCACAGAGGTTTCTTGTAGCTCTCCTTCCTGAACCAGGAGAAAATTATCAAAAATAATCCCTTCTTGGGTAATATCCGTACTATGGGGAGGCATGGATCCGGGGGTAATACCACCGATATCTGATTGGTGTCCTCGGGATGCAACAAAAAATAGGGGAGAGTCTTGCCCAGTTTTTAAAAACATATTTGAAAATGGGGGTAAAAATATGGGCGTGATAGCAGTAACATCAGGTAAATGGGTTCCCCCATTGTAGGGATTATTGGATAGATAAACATTGCCTGGTTTAATTGTAGTTCCCAAATCATTAATTAAACAGCGCACGCTTTCACTCATGGAACCTAAATGCACAGGAATATGAGGAGCGTTAGCAACTAATAAACCAGAACTGTCAAAAATAGCGCAGGAAAAATCCAGACGTTCCTTAATATTAACTGATACAGCTGTGTTTTGCAGCACTATTCCCATTTGTTCGGCAATGAATTGATAGAGATTTTTAAAAATTTCTAAGCGAACTGGATCTGGCTGAATATGATCATATAGTTTTTTCATCTTTCTGCTCTTTCCAAGATTAAATGATTACGTTCAGTTAATTTTACTTGCCAATTGGGTTCAACCACAATGGTGCTGATTTTCTCCACAATAATAGCAGTACCTGGGATAATATCTCCCGGTTGTAAATCTTCTCTTCTATAAACTGGAGTATGCCACCATCTATTGGCGGTAAATAGCTCAACTACTTCTAAAGGTTGGGGAATTTGCCCCTGGGGAAGTTGACGGGAAATGATGGGTTCTTCTGGTGTGTCCATCTGTTGAATCACCTCGACAAAAATAGATTCCACAATTAAGGTTTTTTCTGGCTGAATAAACCCATATCTTGATTTGTGTTCCCTGGCAAATTGCTGCTGTATTAATTCTATATCGTTTCTAAAATCGACGGATAAGGTAGAATTAGTTCCCTCATACTTGAGGTTAAGGTTTTTAATCACCCTGACTGACAAATGATTTACCTGATGTTCTGCTGGATTTAATTCTTGATTGGCGGAAATTTCTAAACGGGTAACTAATTCCTGTAATTGGGGAATTAAGGACTGACTCAAGGGTTTTTCTACTCCGGTGACTCTGGTAGCTCTCACATCAGCTAAACCCATTCCATAAGCTGACAATACACCAGCAAAGGGATGCAAAAATATCTTTTTCATTCCTAAAGTATCCGCAATTAAACAAGCTACCTGTCCACCTGCACCTCCAAAACAACATAATACATATTCGCTAATATCATAACCCCGTTGTAGACTAATTTTTTTAATGGCATTAGCCATATTTTCCACAGCAATAGCAATAAATCCTGATGCTACCTGTGGAGGAGAAAAGGATTTTCCTGTAGTTAATGTCATATTCTGGGTCAAGTTTGTAAACTTCTCCAGCACTATTTCCCTATCCAAAGGTAATTGACCATCATTTCCAAAAACTGCTGGAAAGTATTGGGGTTGAATCTTCCCCAACATAATATTAGCGTCTGTGACTGTTAATGGTCCCCCCCGTCTGTAGGATGCAGGTCCGGGATTTGAACCTGCAGATTCTGGACCTACACGATAGGTGGATCCATCAAAAGATAAAATTGAACCTCCACCTGCAGCAATGGTATTAATCGCTAGGACGGGAACTCGCATCCGCGCACCTGCTATTTCCGAATCTAATTGTCTTTCATATTCCCCTTTAAAATGGGCCACATCTGTGCTTGTTCCTCCCATATCAAAGGTGATAATTAAATTAAATCCTGCTCTTTTACTAGTTTGTACTGCACCAACAATACCACCAGCAGGCCCACTTAAAATGCTATCTTTACCTTGAAATTTCTCTGCATCAGTTAACCCACCGTCAGATTTCATAAACATTAATTTGACCTCAGGAACCTGACTGGAAACCTGATTGACATAACGACGTAATATGGGTGTTAAATAAGCATCCACAACTGTTGTATCTCCCCGACTCACAAGTTTCATTAGGGGACTAACTTGATGGGAAATAGAAATTTGGGTAAATCCAATTTCTTCAGCAATTTTGCCTATTTCTTGTTCATGTGTGGGATAGCGATCGCCATGCATGAGAACAATGGCGCAACTGTCAATTCCTGTTTGATGAATTGTTTGTAGGTCGCATTTAATTTTCTGATAATTTACGGGAAATAACTCGTTACCATGAGCATCATATCTAGCATCTACTTCAATTACTGCTTCATACAGCATGGTAGGTAAAATTATCTGTCGGGCGAAAATGTTAGGACGGTTTTGATAACCAATTCTTAAAGCATCTTTAAAGCCTTTATTAATAACTAAAACAACCCGGTCTCCATGTCTTTCTAGCAGTGCATTTGTTGCTACTGTTGTTCCCATTTTAATCACTTCTATAGTTTGACCAGGAATACTCTGTTGGGGGGGAATTCCCATAATATCACGAAGTCCTTGAATTACCGCATCTGTATACTGATCGGGATTCTCTGACAATAATTTATAAACTATTACCCATTGTTGATCGGGTAAGGGAACAATTAAAAATCTCTGGGGGTAGTTTAATAATCTATTGATTATGTCCTGATTATCTGTTAACGCTACAATATCTGTAAATGTTCCACCTCTGTCTGCAAAGAATTTTAACACAGTTTATTTCCTCATTTTCCTAGCTAGATAATAGCATGACCCGGGAGTCAACCACCCAGCCATGAATTTTAACGATTAACCTATTTTATTTGAATGGAAAAATTCATTGGCAAGTTGTTGTTCAGACTACACCATTTTATCATTACTTGTATTAGCATCGAATATGTTAACAATTGACGATTTTTGTTAATCAACCAACTGTTTTTAAAAACTATAGTCCTATCTCTCCCTTTTGGTATATATGAAATATTCCCCATGGGCCAATGCGGTTCAAGTTCGTCAAACTAAGGAAAACTTTGCCAAACCAGAGGAAAAATTATCTTATGAATTGGGTAAAGCAGTACAAGAACTCCCTCCTATTTATACCCGACTATTAGCTGGAACTATTAGTGCAATTGTATTTAGCAGTATTTTATGGGCTCACCTTTCTCAAGTTGATGAAGTCGCAACTGCAACGGGTGAGTTAATCGCTTCTACTCAAATTAGACCGGTCACATCCCTGGGTAATGGTTCTATTTTAGCAGTAAAGGTCAAGGAAGGAGATCGGGTTACTAAAGATCAAGTGTTAATTGAAAGGAATCCTGATTTTCAACAAACTGATATTAACCGTTTAACAAAGGCCAGTAAATTAATTGAGGAAGATTTACAACGTTTAGACACTGAAAGAACTGGAGCAAAAACTAGGGGAACCAAATTACAAGACGAGTTGTTAAATTCTCGGTTATTAGACTACAAGGCTAAACAAATGGCTGCAGAAGCAGAAGCAAAGCGACAGCTTGCCAATATTCAGCAAGCAAAAATCAGATTGAGTCGCTTGCAAGAAAATCTAGCTAACAGTAAACCTAGTGTAGTTAATTCCCAAAACAATTTAGTCAACGCAGAAAATATTCGTAATCAAATACAAAGCAATTTGAAAATTGCCACCACTAGAGAAGAAAATCTCAGGACTCTACTCACTCCTGGTGCAGTTCCTAGGGTTGACTATCTGGAAGCTCTGGAGAGGGTAAATAGGGCAAATACGGATATTATCAGAGCTGTTAATGAGGTAAATAATGCTAAAAACAGACTACTGGAAGCCCAGGATAGGGTGACCTCTTTAGAAAAAGATATTGCTGCTCAAAAACAAGAAATTAATCAAGCACAACAGACCTATCAATCAGCTAAAAGTCAAAGTCTAATATTAGCATCAGAGAGACAAAGCGAAATTTTAACCCAGATAAATAAACGTAAAGAAGAACTGACCAATATTGTTGGACAATTAGACCAGGCAAAAAAACAAAGGGAGAAAGAAATAATTAAGGCCCCAGTATCGGGAATAATTTATAAAATCAAAGCCACCAAAGGTCCAGTTCAATCCGGTGAAGAATTACTCTCCATTTTACCTGAAGGAGAAGATATTCTACTAGAGGTAAAAGTTCTCAATCGTGATATTGGTTTTATTCGTCAAGGTATGACAGCAAAGGTGAAGTTGGCAACTTTCCCTTTTCAAGAATTCGGTGTGGTGGATGCTGAGGTTTTACAAATTAGTCCTAATGCGGTGGTTGATGAAAAATTAGGTTTGGTTTTTCCCACTAGGATTAGGTTAAATAAGCATTCAATTACTATGGATGGTCAGGAGGTGGAGTTTACTCCAGGGATGATGGCAAATGCGGAAATAGTGACTCGCAAAAAATCAATTCTGACTTTTATTGTGGAACCAATTACTAGAAGGTTCAATGAGGCTTTTTCCGTCAGGTAAGTTGGGATTGAATCTGAGTTATTAAACTCAACCCAGGAAAATCTTAGGATGGGTTACATCCACCCATCCTACAAATAATTCCCTACTTATAGCTGGGGAACAAACTGGGTTTTATCGGGAACAACAGTATACTCAGCTACGATTTGCTGGAACTCATTACCGTCTATGGTCTCTTTTTCAATCAAAAGATCTACTAGACGATCAGTAAGAGTACGATTTTGCTTCATGATGTTTTTTGCCAAATCATAACACTCTTCTACAATTGTTCTCACTTGTGTGTCAATACGAGCGGCAATAGATTCGGAATACTCGGATCTGGTTGTCCAATCACGTCCTAAAAAGACTTCGCCTTGTTGACTTTCTAGGGATAGGGGACCAAGTTCGGACATACCAAAACGTGTTACCATTTGGCGTGCCATACCGGTTACCTGTTGTAAATCATTTCCTGCACCGGTAGTAACTTCTGCTGCACCAAAAATTACATCCTCAGCTGCACGCCCTCCTAAAGCACCTGTAATTCTCGCCTTGAGTTGAGAACGGGTAATTAATCCTTGTTCTTCATTAGGCATAAACCAGGTTAAACCCTGTGCTTGTCCTCTGGGAATTAGGGTGACTTTTTGGACTGGATCATGATCTTTTAACAAAGTACCTATTAAGGCATGTCCTATTTCATGGTAGGCAATTAATCGCTTACTCTTGCTGTCTACTAAAGGAGTGCCTTCCATCCCTGCTACTACCCGGTCAACCGCATCATCAATTTCTAATAGGGTAATTGCTTCTTTGCGTCTTCTGGCGGTCAAAATGGCCGCTTCATTCAATAAGTTGGCTAGGTCAGCACCGCTAAATCCAGGAGTTCGACGGGCAATTGCCTCTAAGGACACGCTTTGATCTAGTTTCTTGTTGCGGGCATGAACCTCTAAGATTTCTAACCGTCCCTTAATATCAGGTGTATCTACGGTCACCTGTCTGTCAAAACGTCCAGGACGTAAAAGAGCTGAGTCAAGGACATCAGGACGGTTGGTAGCAGCAATAATAATGATGCCAGTGTTACCTTCAAAACCATCCATTTCCGTTAACAATTGGTTCAGGGTCTGCTCCCGCTCATCATTTCCACCACCTATACCCGCACCCCGTTGACGACCTACAGCATCAATTTCATCTATAAAGATAATACAAGGGGCGTTATCTTTGGCTTTTTTAAACAGGTCACGAACTCGGGAAGCTCCCACACCCACAAACATTTCTACGAATTCCGAACCGGATATAGAAAAGAATGGTACGCCTGCTTCACCAGCAATTGCTTTTGCTAATAG from Cylindrospermopsis curvispora GIHE-G1 harbors:
- a CDS encoding hydantoinase/oxoprolinase family protein; this translates as MLKFFADRGGTFTDIVALTDNQDIINRLLNYPQRFLIVPLPDQQWVIVYKLLSENPDQYTDAVIQGLRDIMGIPPQQSIPGQTIEVIKMGTTVATNALLERHGDRVVLVINKGFKDALRIGYQNRPNIFARQIILPTMLYEAVIEVDARYDAHGNELFPVNYQKIKCDLQTIHQTGIDSCAIVLMHGDRYPTHEQEIGKIAEEIGFTQISISHQVSPLMKLVSRGDTTVVDAYLTPILRRYVNQVSSQVPEVKLMFMKSDGGLTDAEKFQGKDSILSGPAGGIVGAVQTSKRAGFNLIITFDMGGTSTDVAHFKGEYERQLDSEIAGARMRVPVLAINTIAAGGGSILSFDGSTYRVGPESAGSNPGPASYRRGGPLTVTDANIMLGKIQPQYFPAVFGNDGQLPLDREIVLEKFTNLTQNMTLTTGKSFSPPQVASGFIAIAVENMANAIKKISLQRGYDISEYVLCCFGGAGGQVACLIADTLGMKKIFLHPFAGVLSAYGMGLADVRATRVTGVEKPLSQSLIPQLQELVTRLEISANQELNPAEHQVNHLSVRVIKNLNLKYEGTNSTLSVDFRNDIELIQQQFAREHKSRYGFIQPEKTLIVESIFVEVIQQMDTPEEPIISRQLPQGQIPQPLEVVELFTANRWWHTPVYRREDLQPGDIIPGTAIIVEKISTIVVEPNWQVKLTERNHLILERAER
- a CDS encoding HlyD family efflux transporter periplasmic adaptor subunit produces the protein MKYSPWANAVQVRQTKENFAKPEEKLSYELGKAVQELPPIYTRLLAGTISAIVFSSILWAHLSQVDEVATATGELIASTQIRPVTSLGNGSILAVKVKEGDRVTKDQVLIERNPDFQQTDINRLTKASKLIEEDLQRLDTERTGAKTRGTKLQDELLNSRLLDYKAKQMAAEAEAKRQLANIQQAKIRLSRLQENLANSKPSVVNSQNNLVNAENIRNQIQSNLKIATTREENLRTLLTPGAVPRVDYLEALERVNRANTDIIRAVNEVNNAKNRLLEAQDRVTSLEKDIAAQKQEINQAQQTYQSAKSQSLILASERQSEILTQINKRKEELTNIVGQLDQAKKQREKEIIKAPVSGIIYKIKATKGPVQSGEELLSILPEGEDILLEVKVLNRDIGFIRQGMTAKVKLATFPFQEFGVVDAEVLQISPNAVVDEKLGLVFPTRIRLNKHSITMDGQEVEFTPGMMANAEIVTRKKSILTFIVEPITRRFNEAFSVR
- the ftsH2 gene encoding ATP-dependent zinc metalloprotease FtsH2, with amino-acid sequence MKFSWRVVALWSVLALVIGFFLWQGTFAGSPGDQSKNAANTRMTYGRFLEYLDADRVTSVDLYEGGRTAIIEALDQDIENHVQRWRVDLPLNAPELINKLKEHQVSFDAHPVRNDGAIWGLLGNLVFPVLLIGGLFFLFRRSNNLPGGPGQAMSFGKSRARFQMEAKTGVKFDDVAGIEEAKEELQEVVTFLKQPEKFTAVGAKIPKGVLLVGPPGTGKTLLAKAIAGEAGVPFFSISGSEFVEMFVGVGASRVRDLFKKAKDNAPCIIFIDEIDAVGRQRGAGIGGGNDEREQTLNQLLTEMDGFEGNTGIIIIAATNRPDVLDSALLRPGRFDRQVTVDTPDIKGRLEILEVHARNKKLDQSVSLEAIARRTPGFSGADLANLLNEAAILTARRRKEAITLLEIDDAVDRVVAGMEGTPLVDSKSKRLIAYHEIGHALIGTLLKDHDPVQKVTLIPRGQAQGLTWFMPNEEQGLITRSQLKARITGALGGRAAEDVIFGAAEVTTGAGNDLQQVTGMARQMVTRFGMSELGPLSLESQQGEVFLGRDWTTRSEYSESIAARIDTQVRTIVEECYDLAKNIMKQNRTLTDRLVDLLIEKETIDGNEFQQIVAEYTVVPDKTQFVPQL
- the xth gene encoding exodeoxyribonuclease III, which translates into the protein MKIATWNVNSIRTRLGQVISWLGENNVDVLCLQETKVIDTDFPLTVFHDMGYNTYIYGQKAYNGVALISRQPMKSVSTGFCQVLENLEPKWDDQKRVITGIVDEVRIINLYVPNGSAVGSEKYQYKLQWLAVLKTYLEVLLKCNSDIIMCGDFNIALEDIDIYKQVDTENQIMASLPERQALREILKLGFGDGFRKFNSQGGNYSWWDYRTGAFKRNSGWRIDHHYLTDVLYKQAKSCFIDISPRKLEQPSDHAPVIVEV
- a CDS encoding hydantoinase B/oxoprolinase family protein, yielding MKKLYDHIQPDPVRLEIFKNLYQFIAEQMGIVLQNTAVSVNIKERLDFSCAIFDSSGLLVANAPHIPVHLGSMSESVRCLINDLGTTIKPGNVYLSNNPYNGGTHLPDVTAITPIFLPPFSNMFLKTGQDSPLFFVASRGHQSDIGGITPGSMPPHSTDITQEGIIFDNFLLVQEGELQETSVRNYLLNHPYPSRNPEQNIADFKAQIAANARGSQELIKMVDHYGLETVKVYMQFVQDNAEESVRRTINVLKNGSFTYVMDSGAKIQVQVTINRENRTAKIDFTGTSPQLKSNFNAPKAVTQAAVLYVFRTLVDDNIPLNAGCLKPLEIIIPQGCMLNPTYPAAVVAGNVETSQTIVDALYGALGVMAASQGTMNNFTFGNEKYQYYETICGGSGAGMDFDGTDAVHTHMTNSLLTDPEVLETRYPVIVESFTIRENSGGKGKYSGGNGVVRKIKFLESMTANILSGHRLVPPFGLNGGAPGKVGNNWIQRENGIQEVLDSTATAEMQPGDIFVIETPGGGGFQEQ